Proteins encoded in a region of the Oligoflexus sp. genome:
- a CDS encoding response regulator, producing the protein MADPQRFSILIVDDEQDLCESLAYVLEDLGFVTSTANTTAQAYHQIMNNSIDIVLSDVRMPGENGVEMIRRVRKQKAHDPVFILMTGFTDITEKEALAAGAEVMLRKPVKLEQLQLLLERIRKQLQQKALA; encoded by the coding sequence ATGGCTGACCCGCAAAGATTTTCCATACTGATCGTGGATGACGAGCAGGATCTCTGTGAGTCCTTGGCTTACGTTTTGGAAGACCTCGGCTTTGTGACCAGCACAGCCAACACCACCGCTCAGGCCTACCATCAGATCATGAACAATTCGATTGATATCGTCCTATCCGATGTGCGCATGCCTGGGGAAAACGGCGTTGAAATGATTCGTCGCGTGCGGAAGCAGAAAGCCCACGATCCTGTCTTTATCCTGATGACGGGTTTCACCGACATCACGGAAAAGGAGGCGCTGGCCGCCGGCGCTGAAGTCATGCTGCGCAAGCCGGTGAAGCTTGAGCAGCTGCAGCTGCTTTTGGAACGCATTCGAAAGCAACTGCAACAAAAGGCTCTGGCCTGA